The proteins below come from a single Macrobrachium rosenbergii isolate ZJJX-2024 chromosome 50, ASM4041242v1, whole genome shotgun sequence genomic window:
- the LOC136832755 gene encoding uncharacterized protein isoform X2, producing MAKLMLSPFVFILISASAQSDDTLKSYDAETPFTFSAKYPSITPLAYWTNGRNADFSIELEGLSLQRNSYSFPILLNYHRKGSNTWLFIEIHMGYSKLRIYPDDKEYWLSSWSDDITIKIKSKERIYWQRCPDVFSCDLPGPESNATECMTDSAPQSTQDSTMDLTTLLLLGTSCLSVVIVVGLVFYIIKLKKSAINEPGANTSQENYEEVQLSRNSGRSPREGVTHETINSVYGAIIPSEERQ from the exons ATGGCGAAACTGATGCTGTCCCCTTTTGTATTCATCCTTATCTCTGCATCTGCTCAATCAG ATGACACACTCAAGAGCTATGATGCAGAGACACCTTTCACCTTCAGTGCAAAATATCCCTCCATAACTCCTCTCGCATACTGGACCAACGGTCGAAATGCCGACTTTAGTATCGAATTGGAAGGACTTTCGCTTCAGAGAAACAGTTATTCATTTCCAATCCTACTCAACTACCATCGAAAAGGATCAAACACATGGCTTTTTATTGAAATTCACATGGGATATTCG AAACTCCGAATTTATCCAGACGACAAGGAATACTGGCTAAGCAGCTGGAGCGATGACATTACAATTAAAATCAAGAGCAAAGAAAGGATCTACTGGCAACGGTGTCCCGACGTCTTCAGCTGCG ATCTTCCCGGGCCGGAGAGCAATGCAACAGAATGCATGACGGACTCAGCACCACAGAGCACTCAGGACTCAACCATGGACTTGACAACACTACTTTTGTTAGGCACCTCTTGTTTGTCGGTCGTGATCGTCGTGGGACtggttttttatattatcaagCTGAAAAAGTCTGCTATTAATG AGCCCGGAGCGAACACCAGCCAAGAGAACTACGAAGAGGTCCAACTGTCCAGAAATTCTGGCAGATCTCCCAGAGAGGGAGTGACCCACGAGACAATTAACAGTGTCTACGGGGCTATCATTCCGAGTGAAGAGCGACAGTAA
- the LOC136832746 gene encoding uncharacterized protein produces MSFRVEMMAKAVVFILFMVGSGVCISDLDIRYKEKDSDILLKISIPASKALHLALWSNSELVLSTNLGVKFRKLTKSAWNYLHITQDSVVLFASGKELQNTSIPSGYGQPMADNRQYRIKSQGTVFLHVCHDKCEQDFANASVQSTGAAIVILPMVSCLLIVGLVAVNVYYNTQMKSRFQRLFKETPFSRPVSDSWAPPPPPRINNHRGNQVNIITISSNNNTTTPEHYLEIVGNNLRPDVSVNALHNHRQSHSDTASDDNGYIQPIPVRDSLRNVPRPLLPKIVRPQK; encoded by the exons ATGAGTTTCCGAGTTGAGATGATGGCTAAGGCTgtagtttttatactttttatggtGGGCTCTGGTGTCTGCATCTCAG ATTTGGATATCAGGTATAAAGAGAAGGACTCTGACATACTTCTTAAAATATCTATCCCCGCCTCCAAGGCTCTTCACTTGGCGCTTTGGTCGAACTCTGAGCTTGTTTTGTCGACAAACCTGGGTGTCAAATTTCGAAAACTCACAAAAAGCGCCTGGAACTACTTACACATTACTCAAGAC AGCGTCGTACTATTTGCGAGTGGCAAAGAACTCCAGAACACAAGCATACCTTCAGGATACGGCCAACCGATGGCAGATAATCGCCAATACAGAATTAAAAGTCAGGGTACAGTATTTTTGCATGTCTGCCACGACAAGTGTGAACAAG atttTGCAAATGCCTCTGTTCAAAGCACTGGCGCAGCCATCGTCATTCTACCAATGGTCAGCTGTCTTTTGATCGTCGGTTTGGTGGCTGTTAATGTTTACTACAATACGCAAATGAAGTCAAGATTTCAACGTCTTTTCAAAG aAACGCCTTTCTCCCGCCCTGTGTCCGACTCCTGGGCTCCACCTCCACCACCCCGTATCAACAACCACCGCGGCAATCAGGTGAACATCATTACCATTTCCTCTAACAATAACACCACGACACCTGAACACTATCTTGAAATCGTTGGCAACAACCTAAGGCCTGACGTCAGCGTGAATGCTCTCCATAACCATCGCCAAAGCCACAGCGATACTGCCTCTGATGACAACGGATACATCCAGCCCATCCCTGTGAG AGATAGCCTTCGCAACGTACCACGGCCCCTGCTTCCAAAAATTGTCAGACCACAGAAATAG
- the LOC136832755 gene encoding uncharacterized protein isoform X1, with protein sequence MAKLMLSPFVFILISASAQSDDTLKSYDAETPFTFSAKYPSITPLAYWTNGRNADFSIELEGLSLQRNSYSFPILLNYHRKGSNTWLFIEIHMGYSKLRIYPDDKEYWLSSWSDDITIKIKSKERIYWQRCPDVFSCDLPGPESNATECMTDSAPQSTQDSTMDLTTLLLLGTSCLSVVIVVGLVFYIIKLKKSAINGPATHHLKKDECGNNKNQITYEYIIRNCKINIWISGKNVGSAVSGKLSNKDTTPTFIRRYPNHIKENGLEKYKRVAASAAIRKVNRRQNSSLTRRLWRESLPYYYNTLSFYFRARSEHQPRELRRGPTVQKFWQISQRGSDPRDN encoded by the exons ATGGCGAAACTGATGCTGTCCCCTTTTGTATTCATCCTTATCTCTGCATCTGCTCAATCAG ATGACACACTCAAGAGCTATGATGCAGAGACACCTTTCACCTTCAGTGCAAAATATCCCTCCATAACTCCTCTCGCATACTGGACCAACGGTCGAAATGCCGACTTTAGTATCGAATTGGAAGGACTTTCGCTTCAGAGAAACAGTTATTCATTTCCAATCCTACTCAACTACCATCGAAAAGGATCAAACACATGGCTTTTTATTGAAATTCACATGGGATATTCG AAACTCCGAATTTATCCAGACGACAAGGAATACTGGCTAAGCAGCTGGAGCGATGACATTACAATTAAAATCAAGAGCAAAGAAAGGATCTACTGGCAACGGTGTCCCGACGTCTTCAGCTGCG ATCTTCCCGGGCCGGAGAGCAATGCAACAGAATGCATGACGGACTCAGCACCACAGAGCACTCAGGACTCAACCATGGACTTGACAACACTACTTTTGTTAGGCACCTCTTGTTTGTCGGTCGTGATCGTCGTGGGACtggttttttatattatcaagCTGAAAAAGTCTGCTATTAATG GTCCTGCTACTCATCACCTTAAAAAGGACGAATgtggaaataataaaaaccaaataacttATGAGTATATAATACGAAACTGCAAGATCAACATTTGGATTTCTGGGAAAAATGTCGGGTCAGCTGTCAGTGGGAAGTTAAGCAACAAAGATACCACCCCAACTTTCATCCGTCGATATCCAAACCATATTAAAGAAAACGGACTAGAGAAATATAAACGAGTAGCAGCATCTGCAGCAATCCGAAAAGTGAACCGGAGACAGAATTCGAGCCTTACGAGACGGCTGTGGAGAGAAAGTTTACCATATTATTACAATACATTATCCTTCTATTTCAGAGCCCGGAGCGAACACCAGCCAAGAGAACTACGAAGAGGTCCAACTGTCCAGAAATTCTGGCAGATCTCCCAGAGAGGGAGTGACCCACGAGACAATTAA